The following nucleotide sequence is from Cicer arietinum cultivar CDC Frontier isolate Library 1 chromosome 2, Cicar.CDCFrontier_v2.0, whole genome shotgun sequence.
ATGGTCATGCCAACCCCTTCTTTCAGATACATGGGACCCACCTCCATGTGCACCATTTCTCCATCCTCACTAAACTCTCATTCCTATGCATCTTTCTCATTTCTCTCCCACAACATCATGAACTCCATTCTCCTCTTACCCTTACTATTCCTCTCCACTATCTTCGCTCAAAACGACGACGCTTCACTCATGCAAACACTTAAAACTAACCTCAACCCGCCCCTTTCTCTCGGTTGGTCCGACCCGGATCCATGTAAATGGAACCACGTTACTTGCTCCGATGACAACCGTGTAACACGAATCCAAATCGGTCGTCAGAATCTCCACGGTGCATTCCCTCAAACTCTTCTAAACCTAACTGAATTGCAACACTTGGAGCTTcaattcaacaacttcactggTCCTCTTCCGAGTTTAACTTCTTTAAACTCTCTTCAAGTcttcattgcaagtaataacgGTTTCACTTCATTTTCCGGCGAGTTTTTCGCCGGAAAGGAACAACTCGTTTCTTTCGAGATCGATGATAACCCTTTTGAGCCTTGGGAGTTACCTAAGTCGTTAATCAACGCTTCTTCGCTTCAGAACTTTTCTGCTAACAATGCTAATGTGAAAGGTGAGTTACCTGATTTTTTCGGTGGTGATGCTTTTCCTGTTTTGACCCTTTTGCATTTAGCTTTTAATAAGCTTGAAGGGGTATTGCCCAAGAGTTTTTCTGGTTCAAAGGTTGAGTCTTTGTGGTTGAACGGTCAAAAGAGTGATGTTAAGCTTCATGGGTCTGTGGATGTTTTGCAGAACATGACTTCTTTGACTGAGGTTTGGTTACATTCTAATGGTTTTAATGGTTCTTTACCTGAGTTTGATGAATTGAAAAGTTTAAAGGTTTTGAGTTTAAGGGATAATTCTTTTACTGGTGTTGTTCCTAGTTCGTTGGTTAGTCTTAAATCGCTTAAAGTTGTGAACTTGACTAATAACTTGTTTCAGGGTCCATTGCCTGTTTTTGGTGATGGTGTTGAGGTTGATAATAGTAAGGATTCTAATAGTTTTTGTTTGTCTAGTTTTGGTGATTGTGATCCTAGGGTGAATGTTCTTCTTAATATTGTTGGGGCTATGGCTTATCCTTCAAGGTTTGCGGAGAGTTGGAAAGGGAATGATCCTTGTGTTAATTGGATTGGGATTACTTGTACTGATGGGAATGTTAGTGTTGTTAATTTTCAAAAGATGGGTCTTACTGGTACGATATCGCCCGAGTTTGCTAAGCTTAAGTCATTGCAAAGACTTATTCTTTCTGATAATAATCTCACTGGTTTGATTCCGGATGAGCTTACTACTTTGCCTATGCTTACTCAATTGAATGTTGCTAACAATCAGATTTATGGGAAAGTACCGAGTTTTAGGAGCAATGTGATTGTGAGTACTAGTGGGAATGTTGATATAGGGAAGGATAAAAGTAGCCAAACTTCTCAGGGTTCAGTGTCTTCTAATGGTACCGATGCGAGTGGTGGACACGGTGGGAGTTCGGTAACTGGTAGCAAAAAGTCTTCTTCTCATGTAGGAGTGATTGTGTTTTCTGTGGTCGGGGCTGTTTTCATGGCCTCTTTGATTGGTTTCTTGATTTTCTGCTTGCTTAGGATGAAGCAAAAGAAGTTAAGCAGGGTCCAGAGTCCGAATGCGCTAGTTATTCACCCTCGGCATTNNNNNNNNNNNNNNNNNNNNNNNNNNNNNNNNNNNNNNNNNNNNNNNNNNNNNNNNNNNNNNNNNNNNNNNNNNNNNNNNNNGAATGAAAGTGTGAAGATAACGGTTGCAGGTTCAAGTGTCAGTGTTGGAGGCGTGAGTGAAGTCCGAACCGTAGCCGGCAGTGAGGTGGGAGATGTTCAAATGGTTGAAGCGGGAAACATGGTCATTTCGATACAGGTTCTGAGGAGTGTCACAAACAATTTCAGCGAGAAAAATATATTGGGACAAGGAGGTTTTGGAACGGTTTACAAAGGCGAACTCCATGATGGTACAAGAATTGCAGTGAAAAGAATGGAGTGTGCTGGGGCAATAACTGGGAAGGGTGCGACGGAATTCAAATCTGAAATTGCTGTTTTGACAAAGGTTCGTCACCGGCATCTTGTTGCTCTTCTTGGTTACTGCTTGGATGGGAATGAAAAACTTCTTGTGTACGAGTACATGCCTCAGGGGACCCTGAGTAGGTATCTTTTCAATTGGCCAGATGAAGGACTCGAACCACTCGGGTGGAATAAGAGATTGACCATTGCCTTAGATGTCGCAAGGGGTGTTGAGTACCTTCATAGCTTGGCTCATCAAAGCTTCATACACAGAGACTTGAAACCTTCAAACATTCTCCTTGGAGACGATATGAGGGCAAAGGTCGCGGATTTCGGTCTTGTGCGTCTGGCTCCGGAAGGGAAAGCCTCAATTGAAACAAGAATTGCAGGAACTTTTGGATATTTGGCGCCGGAATATGCAGGTATATATCTTTTAGTTCTTGATCTTTCTTTCGCCTCACTTGTTCTCTATGTGCTATGACATTTTTTCGTTAGTATTCCCAAATTAATGGCTTGGTTTGAGTTTGAATGTAGCAACCTATTTATGAGCAGCTAGGATATATTTAATGATGATACTTACATTTTCATTTAGTTAAGCAAAACCTATCATTACAACTTCATCCTGTTAATAGGAAGTCAAGAATGTAACTTGTGATCCAAATGTTGTCCATGTTCAATTTGTAAAAATGGCCGCTTGCGTCTTGATTGAATGGTTGTGTcatctgattttttatttttatgtttatttgtttGCTTGATAGTACAAAAATTCTGAATGCTTGTGTTTGATCATTTTTGGATTTTCATTGATTTTTCGGCAAATGTCGCTATCACTAACATGCAAATGGACATATGTTTGCAGTTACCGGCCGTGTGACAACTAAAGTTGACGTGTTCAGCTTCGGGGTAATATTGATGGAGCTGATAACCGGAAGAAAAGCTCTCGATGAAAGCCAACCCGAGGACAGCATGCACCTTGTAGCATGGTTCCGCAGAATGTACATAAATAAGGACTCATTCCGAAAGGCCATTGACCCGACAATTGAGATCAACGAGGAAACACTAGCTAGTATTCACACCGTAGCCGAGTTAGCCGGTCACTGCAGTGCAAGGGAGCCATATCAAAGACCTGACATGGGTCATGCTGTTAATGTACTTTCTTCTCTTGTAGAACTATGGAAACCATCTGATCAAAATTCAGAAGATATATACGGTATCGACCTTGACTTGTCTTTACCACAAGCACTCAAGAAGTGGCAGGCTTATGAAGGTGCAAGTCAAATGGAATCATCGTCTTCTTCGCTTCTGCCAAGCTTGGATAACACACAAACGAGTATACCTACTCGGCCGTATGGATTTGCCGATTCTTTTACGTCGGCAGATGGTAGGTGATCATGCTTGGTTTTGTACATAATTTATAAGGTGGTTCTTTTTGTGTGTATGTCGATTCTAATTGTTTGTTGTTATTGTTTTGACTTTTTTCTATGTGAACTTGTTTATCATTTTTCATGGTGTAGTTTCTTCCATGATTATTAATCTTATACTCTCTGTAGCACTTGTT
It contains:
- the LOC101494645 gene encoding receptor protein kinase TMK1; protein product: MVMPTPSFRYMGPTSMCTISPSSLNSHSYASFSFLSHNIMNSILLLPLLFLSTIFAQNDDASLMQTLKTNLNPPLSLGWSDPDPCKWNHVTCSDDNRVTRIQIGRQNLHGAFPQTLLNLTELQHLELQFNNFTGPLPSLTSLNSLQVFIASNNGFTSFSGEFFAGKEQLVSFEIDDNPFEPWELPKSLINASSLQNFSANNANVKGELPDFFGGDAFPVLTLLHLAFNKLEGVLPKSFSGSKVESLWLNGQKSDVKLHGSVDVLQNMTSLTEVWLHSNGFNGSLPEFDELKSLKVLSLRDNSFTGVVPSSLVSLKSLKVVNLTNNLFQGPLPVFGDGVEVDNSKDSNSFCLSSFGDCDPRVNVLLNIVGAMAYPSRFAESWKGNDPCVNWIGITCTDGNVSVVNFQKMGLTGTISPEFAKLKSLQRLILSDNNLTGLIPDELTTLPMLTQLNVANNQIYGKVPSFRSNVIVSTSGNVDIGKDKSSQTSQGSVSSNGTDASGGHGGSSVTGSKKSSSHVGVIVFSVVGAVFMASLIGFLIFCLLRMKQKKLSRVQSPNALVIHPRHXXXXXXXXXXXXXXXXXXXXXXXXXXXXNESVKITVAGSSVSVGGVSEVRTVAGSEVGDVQMVEAGNMVISIQVLRSVTNNFSEKNILGQGGFGTVYKGELHDGTRIAVKRMECAGAITGKGATEFKSEIAVLTKVRHRHLVALLGYCLDGNEKLLVYEYMPQGTLSRYLFNWPDEGLEPLGWNKRLTIALDVARGVEYLHSLAHQSFIHRDLKPSNILLGDDMRAKVADFGLVRLAPEGKASIETRIAGTFGYLAPEYAVTGRVTTKVDVFSFGVILMELITGRKALDESQPEDSMHLVAWFRRMYINKDSFRKAIDPTIEINEETLASIHTVAELAGHCSAREPYQRPDMGHAVNVLSSLVELWKPSDQNSEDIYGIDLDLSLPQALKKWQAYEGASQMESSSSSLLPSLDNTQTSIPTRPYGFADSFTSADGR